Proteins encoded in a region of the Odocoileus virginianus isolate 20LAN1187 ecotype Illinois chromosome 9, Ovbor_1.2, whole genome shotgun sequence genome:
- the SRSF6 gene encoding serine/arginine-rich splicing factor 6, with protein MPRVYIGRLSYNVREKDIQRFFSGYGRLLEIDLKNGYGFVEFEDSRDADDAVYELNGKELCGERVIVEHARGPRRDRDGYSYGSRSGGGGYSSRRTSGRDKYGPPVRTEFRLIVENLSSRCSWQDLKDFMRQAGEVTYADAHKERTNEGVIEFRSYSDMKRALDKLDGTEINGRNIRLIEDKPRTSHRRSYSGSRSRSRSRRRSRSRSRRSSRSRSRSISKSRSRSRSRSKGRSRSRSKGRKSRSKSKSKPKSDRGSRSRSRSRSKDEYEKSRSRSRSRSRSPKENGKGDIKSKSRSRSQSRSNSPLPAPPSKARSVSPAPKRASRSHSRSRSKSRSRSRSSSRD; from the exons ATGCCGCGCGTCTACATAGGACGCCTGAGCTACAACGTCAGGGAGAAGGACATTCAGCGCTTTTTCAGTGGCTATGGCCGCCTTCTCGAAATAGACCTTAAAAATGG GTACGGCTTCGTGGAGTTCGAGGACTCCCGCGACGCCGACGACGCCGTTTACGAGCTGAACGGCAAGGAGCTGTGCGGCGAGCGCGTGATCGTGGAGCACGCCCGCGGCCCGCGCCGGGATCGCGACGGCTACAGCTACGGAAGCCGCA GTGGTGGAGGTGGATACAGCAGTCGGAGAACCTCTGGGAGAGACAAATACGGACCACCTGTACGCACAGAATTCAGACTTATTGTAGAAAATCTTTCTAGTCGTTGCAGTTGGCAAGATTTAAAG GATTTCATGAGACAAGCAGGTGAAGTAACCTATGCAGATGCTCACAAAGAACGCACAAATGAAGGTGTCATTGAGTTTCGCTCCTACTCTGACATGAAGCGTGCTTTGGATAAACTGGACGGTACAGAAATCAATGGGAGAAATATTAGACTCATTGAAGATAAGCCACGAACAAGCCATAGGCGGTCTTATTCTGGAAGCAGATCTAG GTCACGATCTAGAAGACGGTCACGAAGTAGAAGTCGTAGGAGCAGCCGCAGTAGATCTCGAAGTATCTCAAAAAGTCGCTCCCG ATCCAGGTCTCGGAGCAAAGGTCGGTCACGGTCTCGTTCCAAAGGCAGGAAATCTAGATCAAAAAGCAAATCTAAACCCAAGTCCGATCGGGGCTCCCGTTCGCGCTCTCGGAGCAGATCGAAGGATGAGTATGAGAAATCTCGAAGCAGGTCTCGTTCTCGATCTCGTTCccccaaagaaaatggaaaaggtgaTATAAAGTCCAAATCTAGATCAAGGAGCCAATCCCGTTCCAATTCACCCCTACCTGCTCCACCCTCAAAGGCCCgttctgtgtcccctgcaccaaAAAGAGCTTCAAGATCCCATTCTAGATCTCGTTCAAAGTCAAGGTCACGATCCAGATCAAGTTCCAGAGATTAA